A genomic window from Parasteatoda tepidariorum isolate YZ-2023 chromosome 10, CAS_Ptep_4.0, whole genome shotgun sequence includes:
- the LOC107453096 gene encoding uncharacterized protein, producing the protein MDRRYLGMNFDRILVQTANIPAAGRLNYQYTQEDSYRDNFRGVSNQVQRKIKMSAGKYKVQESRKHTVGPSRMNSGIKTSIKQVQSKKKLTIDLPKEKKKPKVMKSIDNTSDKVKMEIFLEKGKTGVFITKVKVGSRVRWQNVREEKRALRYHPAVRKWQTVMTAVATMKNHKTLHISLTKDESKRYKTGDLLEETKAKPQPKPGMANQQIIYYQVNNSVCNAGPSTLAHCVEDSHEIYKLI; encoded by the exons ATGGATCGTCGATACTTGGGGATGAATTTCGATCGAATTCTTGTTCAGACTGCTAATATTCCAGCAGCAGGAAGACTTAATTATCAATACACTCAAGAAGATTCCTATAGGGACAATTTCAGAGGTGTGTCAAACCAGGTTCAGCGAAAAATCAAAATGAGTGCAGGCAAATATAAGGTCCAAGAGAGCAGGAAGCACACTGTTGGTCCATCACGAATGAATTCAGGAATCAAAACTTCAATCAAACAAGTTCAAAGCAAGAAAAAACTTACAATTGACTTGCCAAAAGAGAAGAAGAAGCCTAAAGTGATGAAGTCTATTG ataatacGTCTGATAAAgtgaaaatggaaatatttttggagaaaGGCAAAACAGGTGTTTTTATCACCAAAGTGAAAGTTGGATCACGTGTACGATGGCAGAATGTGAGGGAGGAGAAGCGGGCCCTGAGGTACCACCCAGCCGTTAGGAAATGGCAGACTGTAATGACTGCAGTAGCCACAATGAAAAATCACAAAACACTTCACATTTCTTTGACAAAGGATGAATCAAAGCGTTACAAGACTGGGGACTTACTAGAAG AGACAAAGGCAAAACCTCAACCAAAACCAGGTATGGCAAACCAACAGATAATTTACTATCAAGTAAACAATAGTGTGTGCAATGCTGGGCCATCTACTTTAGCTCACTGCGTAGAAGACAGCCATGAAATCTACAAGCTGATCTAG